Proteins encoded within one genomic window of Anaerosporomusa subterranea:
- the fabF gene encoding beta-ketoacyl-ACP synthase II, with product MKRRVVITGMGAVTSLGIGADSLWQAIRKGKSGITGIENIDVSDLPTQVGAEIKEFDASAWIEKKELKRLDKFAQYALAATGMAVENAQLNLDSINRERIGVIIGSGIGGLETLEKQHQLLLEKGANRVSPFFVPMMLTNMATGLVAIKFGIKGFTECVVTACATSTNAIGDAYKVIQRNAADVMVAGGTEAPITRLAMAGFCAMKAMTTNTNAASASRPFDAERDGFVLGEGSGVVILEELNHALQRGAHIIAEVVGYGCSNDAYHITGVPEGGEGAVHCMRLAIEDAGIDPIQVGYINAHGTSTPLNDKNETAAIKTVFAGHAQQLPVSSTKSMTGHLLGAAGAIEAIITACALRDSYLPPTINYQSPDPECDLDYIPNTGREATITHAMTNSFGFGGHNATLVLKAI from the coding sequence ATGAAACGACGTGTAGTGATTACAGGCATGGGAGCCGTAACTTCGTTGGGAATAGGCGCAGATAGCCTTTGGCAGGCAATAAGAAAAGGGAAGTCCGGCATTACAGGAATTGAAAATATTGATGTATCTGATCTGCCGACCCAAGTCGGCGCAGAAATAAAGGAGTTTGACGCCAGCGCCTGGATTGAAAAGAAAGAACTTAAGCGATTGGATAAGTTTGCACAGTATGCTTTGGCGGCAACAGGCATGGCAGTGGAAAATGCGCAATTGAATCTTGACAGCATTAATCGGGAACGGATTGGGGTTATCATTGGCTCTGGAATTGGTGGCCTGGAAACGTTGGAGAAACAACACCAGCTATTACTTGAAAAAGGTGCCAACCGGGTAAGCCCCTTCTTTGTGCCGATGATGCTGACCAATATGGCAACCGGGCTGGTAGCGATTAAATTCGGAATTAAAGGATTTACCGAGTGTGTGGTGACCGCTTGTGCAACCTCAACGAATGCGATTGGTGATGCGTACAAAGTCATTCAACGCAATGCCGCTGACGTGATGGTTGCGGGTGGGACAGAAGCGCCGATTACCCGGTTGGCAATGGCCGGGTTCTGCGCAATGAAGGCGATGACAACCAATACGAACGCGGCATCGGCCAGCCGGCCGTTTGACGCAGAACGCGACGGATTTGTGCTTGGCGAAGGCTCCGGCGTGGTCATTCTTGAAGAACTGAATCATGCATTGCAGCGAGGTGCCCATATTATCGCCGAGGTTGTTGGCTACGGCTGCAGCAATGATGCGTATCATATTACAGGGGTTCCTGAAGGCGGAGAAGGGGCTGTGCATTGTATGCGGCTCGCCATTGAGGATGCGGGAATAGATCCCATTCAGGTCGGCTATATCAATGCCCACGGAACCTCAACACCGTTAAATGATAAAAATGAAACAGCAGCCATCAAAACTGTTTTTGCCGGGCATGCGCAGCAGTTGCCGGTAAGTTCTACAAAGTCCATGACTGGTCACTTATTGGGAGCGGCAGGCGCCATTGAAGCGATCATTACGGCATGCGCGCTGCGGGATAGCTATTTGCCGCCGACGATTAACTATCAGTCTCCTGACCCGGAATGCGACCTGGATTATATTCCCAATACGGGTAGAGAAGCTACGATTACGCACGCGATGACAAACTCTTTTGGTTTTGGCGGTCATAATGCTACACTGGTGCTAAAAGCAATTTGA
- a CDS encoding AraC family transcriptional regulator — translation MINIKETIARCVTFTEANLANKISLDDVALHCGISKYHLHRLFKSLTGESLMEYVQSRRLSASINDLIHTKMRIIDIALNYGFDYEQSYIRAFRKKFGYTPQKVRSQQMSLRITERINLNDIYAVNNSAIYKPFFVFRQRSFLVGMRYKILSKSGDKTANYYGRDFFYHHRQQVKNVINPEVYYGYTDWSGSNEGFIYYMPSVQVEDLSQIPDGMHGVEIPAHKYVVFRFVGFFRPDEINGRQVGRLLVHMYSKWIFSSGFTFADRFRFEYIDNRLTKDNYCELDIYQPIADA, via the coding sequence ATGATCAACATAAAAGAAACGATTGCAAGGTGTGTCACATTTACCGAGGCTAATCTGGCGAATAAGATTAGCCTCGATGATGTTGCGCTGCATTGTGGAATCTCAAAATACCATCTCCACAGACTGTTTAAGTCGCTCACCGGGGAATCCTTAATGGAGTATGTCCAGTCCCGGAGACTTTCGGCGAGCATCAACGATCTCATCCATACGAAAATGCGAATCATCGACATCGCCCTAAACTATGGGTTTGACTATGAGCAGTCTTACATCAGAGCATTTCGCAAGAAATTTGGCTATACACCGCAGAAAGTCAGATCGCAGCAAATGTCGCTGCGGATTACGGAGCGGATCAATCTGAACGATATCTATGCCGTGAATAATTCCGCAATCTATAAACCTTTTTTTGTTTTCCGGCAAAGATCCTTCCTGGTTGGGATGCGATATAAGATCCTCAGTAAATCGGGGGATAAAACAGCAAATTACTACGGGCGGGACTTTTTTTATCATCACCGGCAGCAGGTGAAGAATGTCATCAATCCTGAGGTGTACTACGGCTACACCGATTGGAGCGGCAGTAACGAAGGATTTATTTATTATATGCCGTCCGTGCAAGTTGAAGATTTAAGCCAGATTCCTGACGGGATGCATGGTGTGGAAATTCCCGCCCATAAATATGTAGTTTTTCGTTTTGTTGGTTTCTTTCGTCCTGACGAGATCAACGGCAGACAGGTAGGACGCTTGCTGGTGCACATGTATTCAAAATGGATTTTTAGTTCTGGCTTTACGTTTGCGGATAGATTTCGCTTTGAGTATATTGATAACAGGCTCACCAAAGATAATTACTGCGAATTGGACATTTATCAGCCGATTGCTGATGCGTGA